In Nocardioides dokdonensis FR1436, the following are encoded in one genomic region:
- a CDS encoding NAD(P)H-binding protein: MSRVLVTGATGYVGSRLIPALLEAGHEVLAATRDEEALDGYPWGDEVEARQFDITDEELVAAAVRGVDAVVYLVHSMGDGDFVRKDREAAELVARASDDAGVGRIVYLSGLVPPGKLSDHLRSRAEVEQVFLDAPVPATVLRAAMIVGAGSTSFELLRRLSDRLPITPVPRWMNRRLQPVAVEDVVHVLLAAIGGEPRNRHYDLGADEVLTYPQLLARYAEVAGLRRRRPVVPGVPMWLVGRASALLTGMPRGTVKALAESLSHDMVCEEDDVRRDLVPGHTFTGLDEAIARSLGVRGGTSHAGDVQAGAPTDPA; this comes from the coding sequence GTGAGCCGGGTCCTGGTCACCGGAGCCACCGGGTACGTCGGCTCCCGGCTGATCCCCGCCCTCCTCGAGGCCGGGCACGAGGTGCTCGCCGCCACCCGCGACGAGGAGGCGCTCGACGGCTACCCATGGGGTGACGAGGTCGAGGCCCGGCAGTTCGACATCACCGACGAGGAGCTCGTCGCGGCCGCCGTCCGAGGCGTCGACGCGGTCGTCTACCTGGTCCACTCGATGGGCGACGGCGACTTCGTGCGCAAGGACCGCGAGGCCGCCGAGCTGGTGGCCCGCGCCAGCGACGACGCGGGCGTGGGCCGCATCGTCTACCTCTCGGGCCTGGTCCCGCCGGGTAAGCTGTCCGACCACCTGCGCTCCCGCGCCGAGGTGGAGCAGGTCTTCCTCGACGCACCGGTCCCGGCCACGGTCCTGCGTGCCGCGATGATCGTGGGCGCCGGATCGACCTCGTTCGAGCTGCTGCGCCGCCTCAGCGACCGGCTCCCGATCACCCCGGTGCCGCGCTGGATGAACCGGCGGCTGCAGCCCGTCGCCGTCGAGGACGTCGTCCACGTGCTGCTCGCCGCGATCGGGGGCGAGCCCCGCAACCGGCACTACGACCTGGGCGCCGACGAGGTGCTGACCTACCCCCAGCTCCTGGCCCGCTACGCCGAGGTGGCCGGGCTGCGGCGGCGGCGGCCGGTGGTGCCGGGGGTCCCGATGTGGCTCGTGGGCCGGGCCAGCGCGCTGCTGACCGGAATGCCGCGCGGCACCGTCAAGGCGCTCGCCGAGAGCCTCTCGCACGACATGGTCTGCGAGGAGGACGACGTACGCCGCGACCTGGTGCCGGGCCACACCTTCACCGGCCTCGACGAGGCCATCGCCCGGTCGCTGGGGGTCCGGGGCGGCACCTCGCACGCCGGCGACGTGCAGGCCGGCGCACCCACCGACCCCGCCTGA
- a CDS encoding SDR family NAD(P)-dependent oxidoreductase: protein MNLLDPFGLLTSVLPVPPVPTTDPSVVVVTGATSGIGEATALRAAAAGHHLVLVARREPELEKTASACDDEGAASTLVVPTDLADDAAVAAMVAQVVERHDRIDAVLHCAGVVSYGRTEDTTAEDFADVVTTNLLGTACVARHVLPVLRRQRRGDLVVVGSLLGYIAVPEMTPYVVSKWGVRALVRQLRIENVDLPDVRISHVSPGSVDTPIYDNALDSAGAVNTPPPPSISPERVARVVLAQVGSRRAGRQTALSNYALLAAFNLAPAAVYDRVVGPLFHVASRRLRPDATAEAGASDREGAA, encoded by the coding sequence GTGAACCTGCTCGACCCCTTCGGACTGCTCACGAGCGTGCTGCCCGTGCCGCCGGTCCCGACCACCGATCCCTCGGTGGTCGTCGTCACCGGCGCCACGAGCGGGATCGGGGAGGCGACCGCGCTGCGGGCCGCCGCGGCCGGGCACCACCTCGTGCTGGTGGCGCGGCGCGAGCCCGAGCTCGAGAAGACGGCGAGCGCCTGCGACGACGAGGGGGCCGCCTCCACGCTGGTGGTGCCCACCGACCTCGCCGACGACGCCGCCGTGGCCGCCATGGTGGCGCAGGTGGTGGAGCGGCACGACCGCATCGACGCCGTCCTGCACTGTGCCGGCGTGGTGTCCTACGGCCGCACCGAGGACACCACGGCCGAGGACTTCGCCGACGTCGTGACCACCAACCTGCTCGGCACCGCGTGCGTGGCCCGGCACGTGCTGCCGGTGCTGCGCCGCCAGCGCCGCGGCGACCTGGTCGTGGTCGGGTCGCTGCTCGGCTACATCGCGGTGCCCGAGATGACGCCGTACGTCGTCAGCAAGTGGGGGGTGCGCGCGCTCGTGCGCCAGCTGCGCATCGAGAACGTCGACCTGCCCGACGTGCGGATCAGCCACGTCTCGCCGGGCAGCGTGGACACCCCCATCTACGACAACGCCCTCGACTCGGCCGGCGCGGTCAACACCCCGCCGCCGCCGTCGATCAGCCCCGAGCGGGTGGCCCGCGTGGTCCTCGCCCAGGTCGGTTCACGTCGGGCCGGGCGCCAGACGGCGCTGAGCAACTACGCGCTCCTCGCCGCCTTCAACCTGGCCCCGGCCGCGGTGTACGACCGCGTGGTCGGGCCGCTGTTCCACGTGGCGTCGCGGCGGCTGCGCCCCGACGCCACCGCGGAGGCCGGGGCGAGCGACCGCGAGGGCGCTGCATGA
- a CDS encoding SDR family NAD(P)-dependent oxidoreductase — protein MSRVVMVVGGTSGIGLATAEQLVQAGDHVVVVARDEQRVRDVAAALAGRAGPASASGVVADVTDEASVRAAVTTCLAEQGRLDAVVLTAQVMAYGTVEEVPADVFGHVIDTGLRGTVHVAQAVLPHFREHGGALVVVSSLLAQIAVPSMSSYCTAKWGQLGLVRSLQNELRGVPGVSVSLVLPGAVDTPVYEQSASYAGRAGHAPPPVVGPDRVARACVRAIDHPRRQVHVGPGNRLTLLGFRVLPGVYDRLAPVLVDRVALRGPRVEPHPGNVWRARPEKEAVRGGWSFLGRRGR, from the coding sequence ATGAGCCGGGTGGTGATGGTCGTCGGGGGCACCTCCGGGATCGGCCTGGCCACCGCCGAGCAGCTGGTGCAGGCCGGGGACCACGTCGTGGTCGTCGCCCGCGACGAGCAGCGGGTGCGCGACGTGGCCGCCGCACTCGCGGGTCGCGCCGGGCCCGCCAGCGCGAGCGGGGTCGTCGCCGACGTCACCGACGAGGCGTCCGTGCGGGCGGCGGTCACGACCTGCCTGGCCGAGCAGGGCCGCCTCGACGCCGTGGTCCTGACGGCGCAGGTGATGGCCTACGGCACGGTCGAGGAGGTGCCGGCCGACGTCTTCGGCCACGTCATCGACACGGGGCTGCGCGGCACCGTCCACGTCGCGCAGGCGGTGCTGCCGCACTTCCGTGAGCACGGCGGCGCGCTGGTGGTGGTCAGCTCGCTGCTGGCGCAGATCGCGGTGCCGTCGATGAGCAGCTACTGCACCGCCAAGTGGGGCCAGCTCGGGCTGGTGCGCTCCCTGCAGAACGAGCTCCGTGGCGTCCCCGGGGTCAGCGTCTCCCTGGTGCTGCCGGGCGCCGTCGACACCCCCGTCTACGAGCAGTCCGCGTCGTACGCCGGCCGCGCCGGGCACGCCCCGCCCCCCGTCGTCGGCCCCGACCGGGTCGCGCGCGCCTGCGTGCGCGCCATCGACCACCCCCGCCGTCAGGTCCACGTGGGCCCGGGCAACCGGCTCACGTTGCTCGGCTTCCGGGTGCTGCCCGGTGTCTACGACCGGCTGGCCCCGGTGCTGGTGGACCGCGTCGCCCTGCGTGGCCCCCGGGTCGAGCCGCACCCCGGCAACGTGTGGCGCGCCCGTCCCGAGAAGGAGGCGGTGCGCGGTGGCTGGTCGTTCCTCGGCCGCCGCGGGAGGTAG
- the ppc gene encoding phosphoenolpyruvate carboxylase, whose product MADTDQPDVTRYATGVSSDEQHTALRASVRQLAALLGEALTRHEGPELLALVEQVRALAREDDDGALHDLLEGVDDDTAVVLARAFTNYFQLVNVTEQLHRWQEVTAEDEGPLAVAVGRIGEALAEGSVDVALVSDVLRRVEYRPVFTAHPTEASRRTVLALLRTIADVVHASEDPRARPGDAERHERRLAELVDVLWQTDELRIARPDPRDEARTSLYYLGQLARRVVPDLLQELDRRLAAIGVELPVTARPLRFGSWAGGDRDGNPNVTPEVTLEVLAIQHDAGLRELVAQVDEILTEVSASTRVVAASAELLASLEADAEALPITYSTIRRLNAEEPYRLKLSFVRVRLLRTRDRLAHATAHEPGRDYAHLGELLEDLRLVRDSMLADGDRLTADGSVLRLLRTATAFGTGMATLDVREHSGKHHEALAELYDRLGELERPYGELDHTARTQALRAEMAGRRPLVGTGQVPPDGPAAASLGLLRTLRRAQDTYGPDVVETYIVSMTHHVDDLFAVVVLAREAGLVDLGSETRPATARIGFAPLFETVAELETAGPLLDELLSDASYRRVVAARGDVQEIMLGYSDSSKDAGIAASQWQIHRAQRALRDVAREHGVLLRLFHGRGGSVGRGGGPTAEAILAQPNGSLDGPIKITEQGEVISDKYLLPELGRWNLEGALAAVVEASVLHRDRLLPRDVLDAWDDTMDVVAASGQTTYRSLVRDPGLVGFFVAATPVDELGKMNIGSRPAKRPGGDGGLDDLRAIPWVFGWTQSRIILPGWYGVGSGLAAAREGGREEVLQEMYASWPFFRTFLSNVQMTLAKTDLDIAARYVRTLVPDAAAGLFDHIREEHARTVAEVLAVTGQDELLESAPVLRQTLELRDSYLAPLHALQVSLLARVRAVPEGEEPPAELQRALLLTINGIAAGLRNTG is encoded by the coding sequence ATGGCCGACACCGACCAGCCCGACGTGACCCGCTACGCCACCGGCGTCTCCTCCGACGAGCAGCACACGGCGCTGCGGGCCTCGGTGCGCCAGCTCGCAGCCCTGCTCGGCGAGGCGCTGACCCGGCACGAGGGGCCGGAGCTCCTCGCCCTAGTCGAGCAGGTGCGGGCGTTGGCGCGCGAGGACGACGACGGCGCGCTGCACGACCTCCTCGAGGGCGTCGACGACGACACCGCGGTGGTGCTGGCCCGCGCGTTCACGAACTACTTCCAGCTCGTCAACGTCACCGAGCAGCTGCACCGCTGGCAGGAGGTGACGGCCGAGGACGAGGGCCCGCTGGCCGTGGCGGTGGGGCGCATCGGGGAGGCGCTCGCCGAGGGCAGCGTCGACGTCGCCCTGGTCTCCGACGTGCTGCGCCGGGTGGAGTACCGGCCGGTGTTCACCGCGCACCCGACCGAGGCCAGCCGGCGCACGGTCCTGGCGCTGCTGCGCACCATCGCCGACGTGGTGCACGCCTCGGAGGACCCCCGCGCCCGTCCCGGCGACGCCGAGCGGCACGAGCGCCGGCTCGCCGAGCTGGTCGACGTGCTGTGGCAGACCGACGAGCTCCGGATCGCGCGGCCCGACCCCCGGGACGAGGCCCGCACCTCGCTGTACTACCTGGGCCAGCTGGCCCGGCGGGTGGTGCCCGACCTGCTCCAGGAGCTCGACCGGCGCCTGGCCGCGATCGGGGTGGAGCTGCCGGTGACCGCGCGGCCGCTGCGCTTCGGCAGCTGGGCCGGCGGCGACCGCGACGGCAACCCCAACGTCACCCCGGAGGTCACCCTGGAGGTCCTCGCGATCCAGCACGACGCCGGGCTGCGCGAGCTGGTGGCCCAGGTCGACGAGATCCTCACCGAGGTCTCCGCCTCCACCCGCGTCGTGGCCGCCAGCGCGGAGCTGCTGGCCTCGCTCGAGGCAGACGCCGAGGCGCTGCCGATCACCTACTCGACGATCCGCCGACTCAACGCCGAGGAGCCCTACCGGCTCAAGCTGTCGTTCGTGCGGGTGCGGCTGCTGCGCACCCGCGACCGGCTGGCCCACGCCACCGCCCACGAGCCGGGCCGCGACTACGCGCACCTCGGCGAGCTGCTCGAGGACCTGCGCCTGGTGCGCGACTCGATGCTCGCCGACGGCGACCGGCTCACCGCCGACGGGTCGGTGCTGCGGCTGCTGCGCACGGCCACCGCGTTCGGCACCGGCATGGCCACCCTCGACGTGCGTGAGCACTCCGGGAAGCACCACGAGGCGCTGGCCGAGCTGTACGACCGCCTCGGGGAGCTCGAGCGGCCCTACGGCGAGCTCGACCACACCGCCCGCACGCAGGCGCTGCGCGCCGAGATGGCCGGGCGCCGGCCGCTCGTGGGCACCGGGCAGGTGCCGCCCGACGGACCCGCGGCGGCGTCGCTGGGCCTGCTGCGCACCCTGCGCCGGGCCCAGGACACCTACGGGCCCGACGTGGTGGAGACCTACATCGTCTCGATGACCCACCACGTCGACGACCTCTTCGCCGTCGTCGTGCTGGCCCGCGAGGCCGGGCTCGTCGACCTCGGCTCGGAGACCCGGCCAGCCACGGCGCGAATCGGGTTCGCGCCCCTCTTCGAGACCGTCGCCGAGCTCGAGACCGCCGGCCCGCTCCTCGACGAGCTGCTCAGCGACGCGTCGTACCGCCGCGTGGTCGCGGCGCGCGGCGACGTGCAGGAGATCATGCTCGGCTACTCCGACTCCTCCAAGGACGCCGGCATCGCGGCGTCGCAGTGGCAGATCCACCGCGCCCAGCGCGCGCTGCGCGACGTGGCCCGCGAGCACGGCGTGCTGCTGCGGCTCTTCCACGGCCGCGGGGGGTCCGTGGGGCGTGGCGGCGGGCCGACCGCCGAGGCGATCCTCGCCCAGCCCAACGGCAGCCTCGACGGTCCGATCAAGATCACCGAGCAGGGCGAGGTCATCTCCGACAAGTACCTGCTGCCCGAGCTCGGCCGCTGGAACCTCGAGGGCGCCCTCGCCGCGGTCGTCGAGGCCTCGGTGCTGCACCGCGACCGGCTGCTGCCCCGTGACGTCCTCGACGCCTGGGACGACACCATGGACGTGGTCGCGGCGAGCGGCCAGACGACGTACCGCTCGCTGGTGCGCGACCCCGGGCTGGTCGGGTTCTTCGTCGCGGCGACGCCCGTCGACGAGCTCGGCAAGATGAACATCGGCTCCCGCCCGGCGAAGCGTCCCGGCGGCGACGGCGGGCTCGACGACCTGCGCGCGATCCCGTGGGTCTTCGGCTGGACCCAGTCGCGGATCATCCTGCCCGGCTGGTACGGCGTCGGGTCGGGCCTGGCGGCCGCCCGCGAGGGCGGGCGCGAGGAGGTGCTGCAGGAGATGTACGCCTCGTGGCCGTTCTTCCGCACCTTCCTGTCCAACGTGCAGATGACGCTGGCCAAGACCGACCTCGACATCGCCGCGCGCTACGTGCGCACGCTGGTGCCGGACGCCGCGGCCGGGCTCTTCGACCACATCCGCGAGGAGCACGCCCGCACGGTCGCGGAGGTCCTCGCCGTGACCGGCCAGGACGAGCTCCTCGAGAGCGCGCCGGTGCTGCGCCAGACCCTCGAGCTGCGCGACTCCTACCTCGCGCCGCTGCACGCCCTCCAGGTGTCGCTGCTGGCGCGGGTGCGCGCCGTGCCGGAGGGCGAGGAGCCGCCCGCCGAGCTGCAGCGCGCGCTCCTGCTCACCATCAACGGCATCGCCGCGGGGCTCCGCAACACCGGCTGA